The following proteins are co-located in the Phaenicophaeus curvirostris isolate KB17595 chromosome 12, BPBGC_Pcur_1.0, whole genome shotgun sequence genome:
- the STOML1 gene encoding stomatin-like protein 1 isoform X2: MFSRSGYQALPLGDFDRFQQSSIGLYGAQKYFFSFGSKQDPLGPAGNAADSSQSWLSWICHGIITFLVFLLMVVTFPISGWFALKIVPTYERMIIFRLGRIRAPQGPGVVLLLPFIDDWQRVDLRTRAFNVPPCKLTSKDGAIFSMGADVQFRVWDPVLSVMMVKDLIAATRMTAQNAMTKTLMKKSLREIQVEKLRIGEQLLLEINDMTKSWGLEVDRVELSMEAVLQPPRENLVGPLATVPPGLEGLDGTIQQLAAHFFSNTLALAGSGTGAPEADSMETVNEVEPPTAPLLTPASSAQRKPSVDELLSAVEPVLSEALVRQVGASYQVDITLPSGARSTYFIDLSSGSGWAGRDVPKGSPDVILEVAEKDLQDLFLGDLRPLSAYMSGKLQVKGDLHLALKLEELVKAMKQHR, from the exons ATGTTCAGCCGGTCGGGATACCAAGCCCTTCCCTTGGGAGACTTCGACCGCTTCCAGCAGTCCAGCATTGGGCTCTATGGTGCCCAGAAGTACTTCTTCTCCTTTGGATCCAAGCAAGACCCTCTGGGGCCAGCTGGGAATGCTGCAG ACTCTTCCCAGAGCTGGCTGTCCTGGATCTGCCATGGGATTATCACCTTCTTGGTCTTCTTGTTGATGGTTGTCACCTTCCCCATCTCAGGATGGTTTGCCTTGAAG ATCGTGCCCACCTATGAACGAATGATTATTTTCCGCTTGGGCCGTATCCGGGCACCACAGGGACCTGGCgtggtcctgctgctgcccttcaTCGATGACTGGCAGCGAGTGGATCTGAGGACGAGGGCCTTCAATGTGCCGCCCTGCAAG ctgacctccaaggatggagcaaTCTTCTCCATGGGCGCTGACGTCCAGTTCCGAGTGTGGGACCCTGTGTTGTCCGTCATGATGGTGAAGGACCTCATTGCGGCCACTCGGATGACGGCGCAGAACGCTATGACCAAGACCTTGATGAAGAAGAGTCTCCGTGAGATCCAGGTGGAGAAGCTGAGGATCggggagcagctgctg CTGGAGATTAACGACATGACCAAGTCCTGGGGCCTGGAGGTTGATCGTGTGGAGCTGAGCATGGAGGCTGTGTTGCAGCCACCCCGGGAGAACCTGGTGGGCCCTCTGGCCACCGTGCCACCTGGGCTGGAGGGACTGGATGGCACCATTCAGCAGCTGGCTGCACATTTCTTCAGCAACACCTTGGCCCTGGCAGGCAGCGGGACTGGTGCTCCAGAGGCAG ACAGCATGGAGACAGTGAACGAGGTGGAGCCTCCCACtgctcccctcctcacccctgcCAGCAGTGCCCAGAGGAAGCCCAGTGTGGATGAGCTGCTCTCGGCAGTGGAGCCTGTCCTCTCCGAGGCCCTGGTCAGACAGGTGGGAGCATCCTACCAGGTTGATATCACCCTGCCCAGCGGCGCCCGGAGCACCTACTTCATCGACCTCTCCTCAG GCAGCGGGTGGGCTGGCCGTGACGTTCCCAAGGGAAGCCCTGACGTCATTCTGGAggtggcagagaaagacctgcaGGACCTCTTCTTGGGTGACCTGCGCCCCTTGAGTGCCTACATGAGTGGGAAGCTGCAGGTGAAAGGCGACCTGCACCTTGCCCTGAAGCTGGAGGAGCTCGTCAAGGCGATGAAGCAACATAGATAG
- the STOML1 gene encoding stomatin-like protein 1 isoform X1 gives MFSRSGYQALPLGDFDRFQQSSIGLYGAQKYFFSFGSKQDPLGPAGNAADSSQSWLSWICHGIITFLVFLLMVVTFPISGWFALKIVPTYERMIIFRLGRIRAPQGPGVVLLLPFIDDWQRVDLRTRAFNVPPCKLTSKDGAIFSMGADVQFRVWDPVLSVMMVKDLIAATRMTAQNAMTKTLMKKSLREIQVEKLRIGEQLLLEINDMTKSWGLEVDRVELSMEAVLQPPRENLVGPLATVPPGLEGLDGTIQQLAAHFFSNTLALAGSGTGAPEAADSMETVNEVEPPTAPLLTPASSAQRKPSVDELLSAVEPVLSEALVRQVGASYQVDITLPSGARSTYFIDLSSGSGWAGRDVPKGSPDVILEVAEKDLQDLFLGDLRPLSAYMSGKLQVKGDLHLALKLEELVKAMKQHR, from the exons ATGTTCAGCCGGTCGGGATACCAAGCCCTTCCCTTGGGAGACTTCGACCGCTTCCAGCAGTCCAGCATTGGGCTCTATGGTGCCCAGAAGTACTTCTTCTCCTTTGGATCCAAGCAAGACCCTCTGGGGCCAGCTGGGAATGCTGCAG ACTCTTCCCAGAGCTGGCTGTCCTGGATCTGCCATGGGATTATCACCTTCTTGGTCTTCTTGTTGATGGTTGTCACCTTCCCCATCTCAGGATGGTTTGCCTTGAAG ATCGTGCCCACCTATGAACGAATGATTATTTTCCGCTTGGGCCGTATCCGGGCACCACAGGGACCTGGCgtggtcctgctgctgcccttcaTCGATGACTGGCAGCGAGTGGATCTGAGGACGAGGGCCTTCAATGTGCCGCCCTGCAAG ctgacctccaaggatggagcaaTCTTCTCCATGGGCGCTGACGTCCAGTTCCGAGTGTGGGACCCTGTGTTGTCCGTCATGATGGTGAAGGACCTCATTGCGGCCACTCGGATGACGGCGCAGAACGCTATGACCAAGACCTTGATGAAGAAGAGTCTCCGTGAGATCCAGGTGGAGAAGCTGAGGATCggggagcagctgctg CTGGAGATTAACGACATGACCAAGTCCTGGGGCCTGGAGGTTGATCGTGTGGAGCTGAGCATGGAGGCTGTGTTGCAGCCACCCCGGGAGAACCTGGTGGGCCCTCTGGCCACCGTGCCACCTGGGCTGGAGGGACTGGATGGCACCATTCAGCAGCTGGCTGCACATTTCTTCAGCAACACCTTGGCCCTGGCAGGCAGCGGGACTGGTGCTCCAGAGGCAG CAGACAGCATGGAGACAGTGAACGAGGTGGAGCCTCCCACtgctcccctcctcacccctgcCAGCAGTGCCCAGAGGAAGCCCAGTGTGGATGAGCTGCTCTCGGCAGTGGAGCCTGTCCTCTCCGAGGCCCTGGTCAGACAGGTGGGAGCATCCTACCAGGTTGATATCACCCTGCCCAGCGGCGCCCGGAGCACCTACTTCATCGACCTCTCCTCAG GCAGCGGGTGGGCTGGCCGTGACGTTCCCAAGGGAAGCCCTGACGTCATTCTGGAggtggcagagaaagacctgcaGGACCTCTTCTTGGGTGACCTGCGCCCCTTGAGTGCCTACATGAGTGGGAAGCTGCAGGTGAAAGGCGACCTGCACCTTGCCCTGAAGCTGGAGGAGCTCGTCAAGGCGATGAAGCAACATAGATAG